A stretch of the Candidatus Coatesbacteria bacterium genome encodes the following:
- the feoB gene encoding ferrous iron transport protein B: protein MRPAAPRAPEDNAARQVCRNTPCGSKVIEKSIKVAIAGNPNCGKTALFNALTGGRQQVGNWPGVTVERRIGAAEYDEHQLEIVDLPGTYSLSPLTPDQVVARDYIASGEPDVVINIVDGSNLERNLYLTTQLLELGVPLVVAVNMMDVVHSRGDELDFAQLSHLLGCPVVPLVAVRGRGVDELLAAVLEVRRGNYPTKNVQVHYGIDLEAAVAEVVAYLEEHPALELGGPSRWQAVRLLEGDEEYTARLEAHGAEGQQLRELVRRLRSRLRGLLGEEPGDHFAEAAYGFAAGAIRETLRRNVRGRTRTTEKIDKVLTHRIWGLPIFLALMWLMFEVTFTLGAPLMDLLESFFAWAGSAVAATMAPGLWRSLVVDGLIGGVGGVLVFVPNILLLFVMISLLEDSGYMARGAFVMDRFMHKLGLHGKSFIPMIIGFGCTVPAVMAARTLENPKDRLVTILTVPLMSCGARLPVYILLAGAFFPDNAGTVIFGVYLLGVLLAVLAARLLRRTVLKGDQDPFVMELPAYHVPTVKAVLLHAWRRAWMYIKKAGTIILFAMVVIWALTAFPREAPDAADFEAAELTAAREYAAVAGFALPADFDPGVGDPLPADLAAGADVDDPALSGYRKELEHLADLREASRLRSSPLGYIGRGLSYLMRPLGFDWKISSALVAGFAAKEIVVGTLGVLYAIDAEDAESGELQQLLRADWDARTGGKGWLIALPLMVFVLIYVPCVAVLAVIRRETGSWKWTLFTVVYLTVTAWLVAGAVRLVAGLFT, encoded by the coding sequence ATGCGGGAGTAAGGTGATCGAGAAGAGCATCAAAGTGGCCATCGCCGGCAACCCCAACTGCGGGAAGACGGCGCTTTTCAACGCCCTGACCGGCGGCCGCCAGCAGGTCGGCAACTGGCCCGGCGTGACCGTCGAGCGCCGCATCGGCGCCGCCGAGTACGACGAGCACCAGCTCGAGATCGTCGACCTCCCCGGCACCTACTCCCTCTCACCTCTGACCCCGGACCAGGTCGTCGCCCGGGATTACATCGCCTCGGGCGAGCCCGATGTCGTTATCAACATCGTCGACGGCTCCAACCTGGAGCGCAACCTCTACCTGACCACCCAGCTCCTCGAACTCGGCGTGCCCCTGGTGGTGGCCGTCAACATGATGGACGTCGTCCACTCCCGGGGCGACGAGCTGGATTTCGCGCAGCTCTCCCACCTGCTCGGCTGTCCCGTCGTTCCCCTGGTGGCGGTGCGGGGCCGGGGCGTCGACGAGCTGCTCGCGGCCGTCCTCGAAGTCCGGCGGGGCAACTACCCGACCAAGAACGTCCAGGTCCATTACGGGATCGACCTCGAGGCCGCCGTCGCCGAGGTCGTCGCCTACCTGGAGGAGCATCCCGCCCTCGAGCTGGGCGGCCCGTCGCGCTGGCAGGCCGTCCGCCTGCTCGAGGGCGACGAGGAGTACACGGCGCGGCTGGAGGCCCACGGCGCCGAAGGTCAGCAGTTGCGCGAACTGGTCCGCCGCTTGCGCTCCCGCCTGCGCGGACTGCTGGGCGAGGAGCCCGGCGACCACTTCGCCGAGGCCGCCTACGGTTTCGCCGCCGGGGCCATCCGCGAGACACTGCGGCGCAACGTCCGCGGCCGCACCAGAACCACGGAGAAGATCGACAAGGTCCTGACCCACCGTATCTGGGGGCTGCCGATCTTCCTGGCGTTGATGTGGCTGATGTTCGAGGTCACCTTCACCCTGGGCGCCCCGCTGATGGACCTGCTGGAGAGCTTCTTCGCCTGGGCGGGTTCGGCCGTCGCCGCGACGATGGCGCCCGGCCTCTGGCGTTCCCTTGTCGTCGACGGCCTGATCGGCGGCGTCGGCGGGGTGCTGGTCTTCGTGCCCAACATCCTGCTGTTGTTCGTGATGATCTCGCTGCTGGAGGATTCGGGCTACATGGCCCGGGGCGCCTTCGTGATGGACCGCTTCATGCACAAGCTGGGTCTGCATGGCAAGAGCTTCATCCCGATGATCATCGGCTTCGGCTGCACCGTCCCGGCGGTGATGGCCGCCCGGACCCTGGAGAACCCCAAGGACCGCCTGGTGACCATCCTGACCGTGCCGCTGATGAGCTGCGGGGCGCGGCTGCCCGTCTACATCCTCCTCGCCGGGGCCTTCTTTCCGGACAACGCCGGGACGGTCATCTTCGGCGTCTACCTGCTGGGGGTGCTGCTGGCGGTGCTGGCGGCGCGCCTACTGCGGCGCACCGTGCTCAAGGGCGACCAGGACCCCTTCGTAATGGAGCTGCCCGCCTACCACGTGCCCACGGTCAAGGCCGTCCTGCTGCACGCCTGGCGCCGGGCCTGGATGTACATCAAGAAGGCCGGGACGATCATCCTCTTCGCCATGGTCGTCATCTGGGCGCTGACCGCCTTCCCCCGGGAGGCCCCCGACGCCGCGGACTTCGAGGCCGCCGAGCTGACCGCCGCCCGGGAGTACGCCGCCGTCGCCGGGTTCGCGCTGCCCGCCGACTTCGACCCCGGTGTGGGCGACCCGCTGCCCGCCGACCTCGCCGCCGGGGCGGACGTGGACGATCCCGCCCTGAGCGGCTACCGCAAGGAGCTGGAGCACCTGGCCGACCTGCGCGAGGCCTCGCGGCTGCGCAGTTCGCCCCTGGGGTACATCGGCCGCGGCCTGAGTTACCTCATGCGCCCCCTGGGCTTCGACTGGAAGATCTCCAGCGCCCTGGTGGCCGGTTTCGCCGCCAAGGAGATCGTCGTCGGCACCCTGGGGGTGCTCTACGCCATCGACGCCGAGGACGCCGAGAGCGGTGAGCTCCAGCAACTGCTGCGCGCGGACTGGGACGCCCGCACCGGCGGCAAGGGCTGGCTGATCGCCCTGCCGCTGATGGTCTTCGTCCTGATCTACGTCCCCTGCGTGGCCGTGCTGGCCGTCATCCGCCGCGAGACCGGCTCCTGGAAGTGGACCCTGTTCACCGTGGTCTACCTGACCGTCACCGCCTGGCTCGTCGCCGGAGCCGTCCGCCTCGTCGCCGGCCTGTTCACCTGA